A stretch of the Thiomicrospira pelophila DSM 1534 genome encodes the following:
- the pstB gene encoding phosphate ABC transporter ATP-binding protein PstB, whose translation MGHDHRGLSLEQEKVAIEVRDWNLFYGKSQALNNINMDLPENRVTAFIGPSGCGKSTLLRCFNRMNDLIDIVNIDGKMHLHGQDMYAKELDVAEIRRRIGMVFQKPNPFPKSIYENVAYGLRLQGVNDKKTLDETVEWALKGAGLWKEAKDRLNDNALGLSGGQQQRLCIARAIAVQPEVLLLDEPTSALDPISTLAIEELIFELKKDFTILIVTHNMQQAARVSDYTAFMYMGELIEYSDTDSLFTNPQVKRTEDYITGRYG comes from the coding sequence ATGGGGCATGATCATCGCGGCTTGTCGTTAGAACAAGAAAAAGTCGCCATCGAAGTGAGAGACTGGAACTTGTTTTACGGCAAATCACAGGCGTTAAACAACATTAATATGGATTTACCGGAAAACCGCGTTACCGCATTTATCGGCCCGTCCGGTTGTGGTAAATCGACCTTATTACGTTGCTTTAACCGAATGAACGATCTAATTGATATCGTAAATATTGATGGAAAAATGCATTTGCACGGTCAAGACATGTATGCCAAGGAATTGGATGTGGCGGAAATCCGCCGTCGCATTGGCATGGTGTTCCAAAAACCTAATCCGTTTCCAAAATCAATTTACGAGAACGTCGCCTATGGCTTAAGGCTGCAAGGTGTTAATGACAAAAAAACCTTGGATGAGACGGTTGAGTGGGCCCTGAAAGGTGCGGGTTTATGGAAAGAAGCTAAAGATCGTTTAAATGATAATGCGTTGGGTTTATCGGGTGGTCAGCAGCAGCGTTTGTGTATTGCGCGTGCGATTGCGGTTCAGCCAGAAGTGTTATTGCTAGACGAACCGACTTCGGCGCTCGATCCCATTTCGACCTTGGCGATTGAAGAATTGATCTTCGAGCTTAAGAAAGATTTCACCATCTTAATCGTGACACACAACATGCAACAAGCGGCACGTGTATCAGATTACACCGCGTTTATGTATATGGGTGAATTGATTGAATACAGTGATACGGATTCTTTATTTACCAATCCGCAAGTTAAGCGTACAGAAGACTACATAACCGGTCGTTATGGTTAA
- the pstA gene encoding phosphate ABC transporter permease PstA, whose amino-acid sequence MKAWFNKGEHWVWFSASAVSVAVVLVFGLLMLIAVRGLSHFWPHEVYNFEMAASAPAQSEVVTGEIHNTRIKEFDNPDKPGFKVKEPQLLIKTGNRDLYGLDFRWISEKDINNQAWSLAQGITVIERHEWGNLYGYVHEVRKNGEVVAAGEGVEEALAKRIAASEKLRTKINAIEKMDVGAINYQLQSLRYEQRKLEMANSFTQADAQRIEQEKAKLEAQYQTLKAGLDEMYTELNQQGEATIMVAGGQQVQVPIKNMVRSWQPNEMRFDQKFGFFMGSIGHFLFDNPREANTEGGVFPAIVGTLTMVVLMTLFVMPMGVIAAIYMREYAREGWLLRLVRISINNLAGVPSIVFGIFGLGFFVYVLGHSIDQMFYSYALPTPTFGTPGLLWAALTMALLTLPVVIVSTEEGLSRVPRALREGGLALGATRAEVIMRIVLPLTTPAIMTGLILAIARAAGEVAPLMLVGVVKLVSELPVSLNAPFVHLDQKFMHLGFHIYDVGFQSPNVEASQPLVYATSLLLVLVIVSLNLGAISIRNRLREKYKALEN is encoded by the coding sequence ATGAAAGCATGGTTTAACAAAGGTGAACACTGGGTTTGGTTTAGTGCCTCTGCGGTGAGTGTAGCGGTCGTACTGGTGTTTGGCCTATTAATGTTGATTGCCGTTCGTGGCTTAAGTCATTTTTGGCCACATGAAGTCTATAACTTTGAAATGGCGGCTTCAGCACCAGCCCAATCGGAAGTGGTGACGGGTGAAATCCACAACACGCGCATTAAAGAGTTTGATAATCCAGACAAGCCGGGTTTTAAAGTTAAAGAACCCCAGTTGTTGATTAAAACTGGCAACCGCGACTTATATGGTTTGGATTTCCGTTGGATTAGCGAAAAAGACATTAATAACCAGGCCTGGTCCTTGGCGCAGGGTATTACGGTGATTGAGCGTCACGAGTGGGGCAATCTATACGGTTATGTGCATGAGGTGAGAAAAAACGGCGAAGTGGTAGCGGCGGGTGAAGGCGTAGAGGAAGCCTTAGCTAAGCGTATCGCGGCTTCAGAAAAACTGCGCACTAAAATAAATGCGATTGAAAAGATGGATGTGGGCGCGATCAACTACCAGCTGCAATCGCTTCGCTATGAACAACGAAAGTTAGAAATGGCGAATAGCTTTACCCAAGCCGATGCCCAGCGTATTGAACAGGAAAAAGCCAAATTAGAGGCGCAGTATCAAACCCTGAAAGCGGGCCTGGATGAAATGTATACCGAGTTAAATCAACAAGGTGAGGCCACGATCATGGTCGCGGGTGGCCAACAAGTTCAAGTACCTATTAAAAACATGGTGCGCTCATGGCAGCCGAATGAAATGCGTTTTGATCAAAAGTTTGGGTTTTTCATGGGCTCGATTGGTCACTTCCTATTTGATAATCCGCGCGAAGCAAATACTGAAGGCGGTGTTTTCCCCGCTATTGTTGGTACCTTAACCATGGTGGTGTTAATGACCTTGTTTGTTATGCCAATGGGCGTGATTGCCGCGATTTACATGCGTGAGTATGCACGTGAAGGTTGGCTATTACGTTTGGTTCGTATCTCGATTAATAATTTGGCCGGGGTGCCATCCATTGTATTTGGTATTTTTGGTTTGGGCTTTTTTGTGTATGTCTTGGGTCATTCAATTGACCAGATGTTTTATAGCTATGCCTTACCAACCCCAACATTTGGTACACCAGGCCTGCTTTGGGCGGCGCTAACCATGGCGTTACTTACCTTGCCGGTGGTGATTGTGTCTACTGAGGAAGGTTTGTCACGTGTGCCACGTGCTTTGCGGGAGGGCGGCTTAGCCTTGGGCGCGACTCGCGCTGAGGTGATTATGCGCATCGTGTTGCCCTTAACAACGCCGGCTATTATGACGGGGCTGATTTTAGCGATTGCGCGCGCCGCGGGTGAAGTTGCGCCTTTGATGTTGGTGGGCGTGGTTAAGTTGGTATCTGAATTACCGGTCAGCTTGAATGCACCGTTTGTGCACTTGGATCAAAAGTTCATGCATCTAGGTTTCCATATTTATGATGTCGGCTTCCAAAGTCCAAATGTTGAAGCATCTCAGCCGTTGGTTTACGCGACCTCTTTATTATTGGTGTTGGTGATTGTGTCGCTGAATTTAGGCGCGATTTCGATTCGAAATCGTCTGCGTGAAAAATATAAAGCGTTAGAAAATTAA
- a CDS encoding ABC transporter permease subunit: MSGQTKQALQQTLSGPTFKKRMMRRRLKDHTAKYGISVGGVGIIFAVFLIMFFLLYVVLPMFVPATMDKRNVFSLPGGTDDPSVYYAVDDYKEVAVRLTESGRILGINLRDGELLLDQQAPTGGAKVTSFSIANEPANVFAYGLSNGHVLVGQIKMEVTYPDDVRTITPVLEWPFGDESVQLLDEAVSQLAVRDSDSRMMLVAKPQDATTVSIRTYSKTSSFLTDSTELEYDGQSNVSLDFDADHIMLGGRMRDLVLVSNQGHAEYYNIADIQEPMKLQSFEITNPGESITAARFLTGNYSMMFGTNQGRILQWFPVRDDNNDFSIKQIREFQRGQSPIVSIGIEDARKGFAVGDESGTFNLYHSTAHRHLRSMQVSDDPLTMIRISPRANGAVVETEAGELVVYDIKNNHPEVSMESIWSKVWYEGYEEPTHTWQSSSGTSDFEPKFSLTPLTFGTIKAALYSMLFAVPIAIFAAMYTAFFMDKKTRQWIKPSVELIEALPTVILGFLAGLWLAPYMEANLPGFFAIVVIVPLGIIGFGLLWSRLPEKWQLIVPVGRRAILMLPVIAFLGWFSLSLSGPLEVAFFNGDMRSWLTESAGIDFDQRNAMVIGFAMGFALIPTIFSVAEDAIYSVPSYLVNGSYALGASGWQTLTGVVLPTASPGIFSAIMLGFGRGVGETMIVLMASGNTPLMDVNIFEGMRTLSANLAVEMGETEVDSTHYRVLFLAGLVLFIFTFFFNTLAEVVRQRMRRKYGSL, encoded by the coding sequence ATGAGCGGACAGACTAAGCAAGCTTTACAGCAAACGCTGAGCGGCCCCACGTTTAAAAAACGCATGATGCGCCGCCGACTAAAAGATCATACCGCCAAATATGGTATCAGTGTAGGTGGGGTCGGTATTATTTTTGCCGTTTTCTTAATTATGTTTTTCTTGTTGTACGTGGTTCTACCGATGTTTGTGCCGGCGACGATGGACAAGCGTAACGTGTTTAGTCTGCCTGGCGGCACGGATGATCCTAGTGTTTATTATGCGGTGGATGACTATAAAGAAGTGGCGGTGCGTTTGACTGAGTCTGGACGAATATTGGGTATCAATCTTCGTGATGGTGAATTGTTGCTGGATCAACAAGCCCCCACAGGAGGAGCCAAAGTAACCAGTTTTTCAATCGCAAATGAACCTGCAAATGTGTTTGCTTATGGCCTATCAAACGGTCATGTTTTGGTGGGTCAAATAAAGATGGAAGTGACCTATCCGGATGATGTGCGAACCATCACACCAGTATTAGAGTGGCCGTTTGGGGATGAGTCGGTACAGTTGTTGGACGAAGCCGTCAGTCAGCTCGCGGTGCGTGATAGCGATAGCCGCATGATGCTAGTGGCCAAGCCGCAGGACGCGACAACCGTTTCAATCCGAACCTATAGCAAAACCAGTTCATTTTTAACGGACTCCACTGAGTTGGAATACGACGGTCAGTCGAATGTTTCACTCGACTTTGATGCGGATCATATTATGTTGGGTGGACGCATGCGTGATTTGGTGTTGGTGTCGAACCAAGGTCATGCCGAATATTATAATATTGCGGATATTCAAGAGCCTATGAAACTTCAGTCTTTTGAAATTACTAACCCAGGGGAAAGTATTACTGCGGCTCGGTTTTTAACGGGTAATTACTCGATGATGTTTGGTACCAATCAAGGCCGTATTTTGCAATGGTTTCCGGTGCGGGATGATAATAACGATTTTTCGATTAAGCAAATTCGCGAATTTCAACGCGGCCAATCACCTATCGTAAGCATTGGGATTGAAGATGCGCGCAAAGGTTTTGCGGTAGGTGACGAATCCGGCACGTTTAATTTATATCACTCAACCGCCCATCGTCATTTGCGCTCAATGCAAGTGTCCGATGATCCTTTAACCATGATCCGAATTTCACCTCGCGCAAATGGAGCGGTGGTTGAAACCGAAGCCGGCGAATTAGTGGTGTATGACATTAAAAATAACCACCCTGAAGTCTCCATGGAAAGTATTTGGTCGAAGGTCTGGTATGAAGGTTATGAAGAACCTACTCACACTTGGCAGTCTTCTTCTGGTACGAGTGATTTTGAGCCTAAGTTTTCCTTAACGCCTTTAACATTCGGCACGATTAAAGCCGCACTTTACTCAATGTTGTTTGCGGTGCCGATTGCGATTTTTGCGGCCATGTATACCGCCTTTTTTATGGATAAGAAAACGCGCCAATGGATTAAGCCCTCGGTTGAACTTATTGAAGCCTTACCAACGGTTATTTTGGGCTTTTTAGCCGGTCTGTGGTTGGCGCCTTATATGGAGGCAAATCTGCCTGGATTCTTTGCCATAGTCGTGATTGTTCCCTTGGGTATTATTGGCTTTGGTTTGCTCTGGTCTCGTTTACCTGAAAAGTGGCAGTTAATTGTGCCGGTTGGACGACGAGCCATCTTAATGCTGCCGGTTATCGCGTTTTTAGGTTGGTTCTCCTTATCCTTAAGTGGCCCGTTGGAGGTCGCTTTCTTTAACGGTGATATGCGCAGTTGGTTAACCGAAAGCGCGGGTATCGATTTTGACCAGCGTAATGCGATGGTTATCGGCTTTGCGATGGGCTTTGCCTTAATTCCAACTATCTTTTCAGTGGCGGAAGATGCGATTTATAGTGTGCCGTCTTATTTGGTAAACGGCTCTTATGCGTTAGGTGCGAGTGGTTGGCAAACCCTAACCGGCGTGGTGCTACCCACCGCCAGCCCGGGTATTTTCTCCGCTATCATGCTGGGATTTGGGCGTGGCGTGGGGGAAACCATGATTGTGTTAATGGCCTCTGGTAACACGCCATTAATGGACGTGAATATATTTGAAGGTATGCGAACTTTATCGGCCAATTTGGCTGTGGAAATGGGCGAAACCGAAGTGGATAGTACGCATTATCGGGTGTTGTTCTTAGCCGGCTTGGTGCTGTTTATCTTTACCTTCTTTTTTAACACCCTGGCAGAAGTGGTGCGTCAGAGAATGCGCCGTAAATACGGCTCACTATAA
- the glnA gene encoding type I glutamate--ammonia ligase gives MPQTIIDLIKEQDVKWADLRFTDSIGKEQHVTIPAHEVDDEFFEDGHNFDGSSIRGWKGIQSSDMVLMPQTDGFYLDPFTNDPTIIIRCMIVEPSTLEPYEKDPRGISKKAEVYLQSTGIADTAFFGPEPEFFIFDDVRWGADMSGSFVKIDGNEAAWNTEKVYTDGNMGHRPRVKGGYFPVPPVDQLHEVRADICAMAEAMGLKIEAHHHEVAAAGQCELAVAGNTLTKKADEVQILKYAVHNTCHAVGKTATFMPKPIVGDNGSGMHINMSLNKGGKNIFAGDVYSGLSQEALWYIGGLMKHARALNAFTNPGTNSYKRLVPGFEAPILLAYSGSNRSASIRIPYAPSERARRVELRFPDPTANPYLAFAASLMAGLDGIINKIDPGEPAEKDLYDLPPEEEATYNTVCASLEEALDALDKDREFLKAGGVFTDEAIDSYIKLKMEEVTRMRATTHPIEFDMYYSM, from the coding sequence ATGCCACAAACAATTATTGACCTTATCAAAGAACAAGATGTGAAATGGGCTGACTTGCGCTTCACGGATTCAATTGGTAAAGAACAACACGTCACCATTCCGGCTCATGAAGTAGACGATGAGTTTTTTGAAGACGGCCACAACTTTGACGGCTCATCTATTCGTGGTTGGAAAGGCATCCAAAGTTCTGACATGGTTTTAATGCCACAAACTGATGGTTTTTATTTAGACCCATTCACCAATGATCCAACTATCATCATTCGTTGCATGATCGTTGAACCTTCAACGCTTGAACCTTATGAGAAAGACCCTCGTGGCATCTCTAAAAAAGCCGAAGTCTACCTACAATCGACCGGTATTGCCGACACCGCTTTCTTTGGTCCAGAACCAGAATTCTTCATTTTTGATGACGTTCGTTGGGGTGCAGATATGTCTGGCTCTTTCGTTAAGATCGACGGTAATGAAGCCGCTTGGAACACTGAAAAAGTTTACACCGACGGCAACATGGGGCACCGCCCACGTGTTAAAGGTGGCTATTTCCCAGTACCACCGGTTGATCAGTTGCATGAAGTACGTGCTGATATTTGTGCCATGGCTGAAGCTATGGGTCTTAAAATTGAAGCTCACCACCACGAAGTGGCCGCGGCTGGTCAGTGCGAGCTTGCCGTAGCAGGTAACACCCTAACTAAGAAAGCCGACGAAGTTCAGATTTTGAAATACGCGGTACACAACACTTGTCACGCAGTTGGTAAAACCGCAACCTTTATGCCGAAACCAATCGTTGGTGATAACGGTTCAGGCATGCATATCAACATGTCTCTAAACAAAGGCGGAAAAAACATTTTCGCGGGAGATGTGTACTCTGGTTTATCACAAGAAGCTTTATGGTACATCGGTGGTTTGATGAAACATGCACGTGCTCTAAACGCTTTCACTAACCCAGGCACTAACTCATACAAGCGTTTGGTTCCAGGCTTTGAAGCGCCGATCTTATTGGCTTACTCAGGCTCTAACCGTTCAGCTTCGATCCGTATTCCATACGCACCTTCTGAACGTGCGCGTCGTGTTGAATTACGTTTCCCTGACCCAACAGCTAACCCTTACCTAGCGTTTGCTGCGTCATTAATGGCTGGCCTTGACGGTATCATCAACAAAATTGATCCGGGCGAGCCTGCAGAAAAAGATTTGTATGACCTACCGCCAGAAGAAGAAGCGACTTATAACACTGTGTGTGCTTCACTTGAAGAAGCTTTGGATGCACTTGATAAAGATCGTGAATTCTTAAAAGCTGGTGGCGTGTTTACGGATGAAGCTATTGACTCGTACATCAAACTAAAAATGGAAGAAGTAACACGCATGCGTGCCACCACTCACCCAATCGAATTCGATATGTATTACTCTATGTAA
- a CDS encoding lysophospholipid acyltransferase family protein translates to MRIRMLNLEASLQQHFPDLTTRPGAKLIMKLLKALTHQDEINQFIETHQHLRGFAFLDKVLEHFNFSYQVNARQLYSIPSEGKVIIIANHPIGSLDGLALLKLVRTVRPDVRIVANELLAQLEPIQSLFISVDNLSSKASHKAQYKTMLNALENEQALIIFPAGEVSRIRPNGVRDGKWKTGFLRLAKKTNAPILPILVEARNSALFYSLSAIYKPIGTMMLVQEMFNKDDQEISFHIGKPIKWKAVQALDLNKKQLAARFRKHLYRLEKPKKLAKNSLFDGEITVAHPVDRKALRQTLKKAQKLGQTSDGKIIYLYDYEEDSPVMHEIGRLRELTFRTVEEGTGTSLDLDKYDTYYRHLVLWDDEALDIVGAYRIGEGKKIIESHGLKGFYTHSLFDFQPDTEPYLNDAIELGRSFVQPRYWGLRSLDYLWYGIGAYIATHPEIKYLFGPVSLSAAYPEEAKQKIIGFYQQQFGSWSHLAQAKTPYKLNEPTQQLMQTDFAQDYATCFKRLNNQLDQIGVKVPTLYKQYSELCDDKGCHFMAFSEDADFGYCIDSLIMVELDKVKPKKKQRYMTPL, encoded by the coding sequence GTGAGAATCCGCATGCTCAATCTAGAAGCTAGCCTGCAACAACACTTTCCAGATTTAACCACTCGCCCTGGTGCCAAGCTTATTATGAAACTACTCAAAGCTTTGACTCACCAAGATGAAATTAATCAATTTATTGAAACCCATCAGCATTTGCGTGGTTTTGCGTTTTTGGACAAAGTATTGGAGCACTTTAATTTCAGCTACCAGGTGAATGCGCGCCAGCTCTATTCGATTCCGTCTGAAGGCAAAGTCATTATCATCGCCAACCATCCTATTGGTTCGCTTGATGGTTTAGCATTGCTTAAATTGGTTCGCACCGTGCGCCCGGATGTGCGCATCGTCGCTAATGAGTTGTTGGCACAACTCGAACCCATCCAATCCTTATTTATTTCGGTCGACAATTTATCCAGCAAGGCGTCACATAAAGCTCAATATAAAACCATGCTAAACGCACTTGAAAACGAGCAGGCCCTCATTATTTTCCCTGCTGGCGAAGTATCACGTATTCGTCCGAATGGAGTGCGAGATGGCAAATGGAAAACCGGTTTCTTGCGTTTGGCCAAAAAAACCAACGCCCCTATCCTGCCGATCTTAGTTGAAGCCAGAAACTCGGCTTTGTTTTACAGCCTATCCGCCATCTACAAACCCATCGGCACCATGATGCTAGTGCAAGAGATGTTTAATAAAGACGATCAAGAAATCAGCTTTCACATTGGCAAACCGATTAAATGGAAAGCCGTGCAAGCCCTAGACCTCAATAAAAAACAATTGGCGGCACGCTTTCGCAAACATCTATACCGATTAGAAAAACCCAAAAAGCTGGCTAAAAATTCGTTATTTGACGGTGAAATAACAGTGGCTCACCCGGTTGACCGTAAAGCCCTTAGACAAACCTTAAAAAAAGCTCAAAAACTCGGCCAAACCAGCGACGGCAAGATTATTTATTTATACGACTATGAAGAAGATTCGCCGGTCATGCACGAAATTGGTCGTTTACGCGAACTCACCTTCCGCACGGTTGAAGAAGGCACGGGTACGAGTCTGGATTTGGATAAATACGACACCTATTATCGTCACCTAGTTTTATGGGATGACGAAGCCTTGGATATTGTCGGCGCATACCGAATTGGCGAAGGCAAAAAAATTATCGAAAGCCATGGTTTAAAAGGGTTTTACACCCATAGCTTGTTCGATTTTCAGCCAGACACCGAACCTTATTTAAATGACGCGATTGAGCTGGGGCGAAGCTTTGTACAACCACGTTATTGGGGTTTACGCAGTTTAGACTACCTTTGGTACGGGATTGGGGCTTATATTGCGACACATCCAGAGATTAAGTACTTGTTTGGTCCGGTAAGTTTAAGCGCCGCTTATCCTGAAGAAGCCAAACAAAAAATCATCGGCTTTTACCAGCAACAGTTTGGCAGCTGGTCACATTTAGCCCAAGCCAAAACACCTTATAAACTAAACGAACCAACCCAGCAGCTAATGCAAACGGATTTTGCACAAGATTACGCGACCTGTTTTAAACGCTTAAATAATCAGCTTGACCAAATTGGCGTAAAAGTGCCGACTCTCTATAAGCAGTACAGTGAACTCTGCGATGACAAAGGTTGCCACTTTATGGCCTTTAGCGAAGATGCGGATTTTGGCTACTGCATTGATAGTTTAATTATGGTGGAATTAGACAAGGTTAAGCCCAAGAAAAAACAGCGTTATATGACGCCATTATAG
- a CDS encoding metallophosphoesterase codes for MPFKPQQLPIWMNELDVPLEDASSEPVDVRTIWVSDVHLGSKGARADELAEFLKIYNCDTLFLVGDIIDGWRMRKKIYWPQAHTNVIRRILTRAKRGTKVIYITGNHDDMLRRYSGIEFGNVFLTDEYIHTLKNGKKLWVIHGDQFDGVVQCHRWLAFLGDWAYETVLHFNRWFNHVRARLGFGYWSLSAYLKYKVKRAVNFISDFETAVAKSAIQKGVQGVVCGHIHHPEIREFEMGVTYYNCGDWVESLSALIEDQDGELHLVRWARSEQTNSEPLNS; via the coding sequence ATGCCATTTAAGCCCCAGCAATTACCTATCTGGATGAATGAACTCGACGTGCCTTTAGAAGACGCGAGCTCCGAGCCGGTAGATGTTAGGACTATTTGGGTGTCAGATGTGCACTTAGGATCTAAAGGGGCGCGTGCCGACGAGTTGGCGGAGTTTTTAAAGATCTATAACTGCGACACCTTGTTTTTAGTGGGCGACATTATTGATGGTTGGCGTATGCGCAAAAAGATTTATTGGCCTCAAGCGCATACCAATGTGATTCGTCGCATATTAACCCGAGCAAAACGTGGCACGAAGGTGATTTATATTACCGGCAACCATGATGATATGTTGCGGCGTTATTCAGGAATTGAATTTGGTAACGTATTTTTAACGGATGAATATATTCATACCTTAAAAAACGGTAAAAAGCTCTGGGTGATTCACGGCGATCAATTTGACGGCGTGGTGCAATGTCATCGTTGGTTAGCTTTTTTGGGCGACTGGGCTTATGAAACAGTATTGCATTTTAATCGCTGGTTTAACCACGTGCGTGCTCGGTTGGGCTTCGGTTATTGGTCTTTATCGGCTTACTTAAAATATAAAGTCAAACGTGCGGTCAATTTTATTAGTGATTTTGAAACCGCTGTCGCCAAAAGTGCGATTCAAAAAGGTGTACAAGGGGTGGTATGTGGCCATATTCATCACCCTGAAATCCGAGAGTTTGAAATGGGCGTGACCTATTACAATTGTGGTGACTGGGTTGAGTCGTTAAGTGCGTTGATAGAAGATCAAGACGGTGAGTTACACTTGGTGCGCTGGGCAAGATCAGAACAGACTAATTCAGAGCCACTTAATTCATAA
- a CDS encoding glycosyltransferase family 4 protein, with amino-acid sequence MKPIKRISLVTDAWSPQINGVVTTLCHLVKHLEAQGIEVDVIHPYDYNQIPLPTYPDIPLVWRAKDLKKRLLNYRPDAIHIATEGTIGWRVRRLALKYNLAFTTAYHTKYPEYFAKRSPIPSSWIYKLLAKFHAPSQATFVPAQAILHELQSHGFQHLVLMGRGVDKRIFNPQQRIELPYKKPIYLYVGRLAVEKNIQAFLSLDLQGTKLVVGDGPQKGFLEKHYPTTVFVGSKQGKELAQYYASADVMVFPSLTDTFGLVNIEAMACDTPVAAFPVTGPIDIITPGLNGALNHDLKQAIQQALALTREPISQSIKHYDWQVVATEFLGGLAPINWTDWE; translated from the coding sequence GTGAAACCGATCAAACGCATTAGCCTTGTAACCGATGCTTGGTCACCACAAATAAATGGCGTGGTAACCACTCTTTGTCACTTGGTCAAACATTTAGAAGCACAGGGAATTGAAGTCGATGTTATACACCCCTACGATTACAACCAAATTCCGCTCCCAACCTACCCTGACATTCCACTTGTTTGGAGAGCTAAAGACTTAAAAAAGCGCCTATTAAACTATCGACCCGATGCAATTCACATTGCTACAGAGGGCACCATTGGCTGGCGTGTCCGTAGACTTGCCTTAAAATATAACCTAGCCTTTACTACCGCTTATCACACCAAATATCCAGAATACTTCGCTAAGCGATCCCCCATTCCTTCAAGCTGGATTTACAAGCTTTTGGCCAAATTTCATGCCCCATCGCAGGCTACATTTGTGCCGGCGCAAGCCATCTTGCACGAACTCCAATCACATGGGTTTCAACATTTAGTTTTGATGGGACGAGGAGTCGATAAACGGATTTTTAATCCGCAACAGCGGATTGAGTTACCCTATAAAAAACCCATTTACTTATACGTTGGTCGCCTGGCGGTTGAAAAAAATATTCAAGCATTTTTATCGCTGGATCTCCAAGGTACTAAATTAGTAGTGGGCGACGGTCCACAAAAAGGATTTCTAGAGAAACATTACCCCACCACTGTTTTTGTAGGTTCAAAACAAGGTAAGGAGCTCGCACAATACTATGCCAGTGCTGACGTAATGGTTTTTCCATCGTTAACAGATACCTTTGGACTGGTTAACATCGAAGCGATGGCTTGTGACACTCCAGTGGCAGCATTTCCGGTTACTGGCCCAATCGACATTATCACTCCAGGTTTAAATGGCGCCTTAAATCACGATTTGAAACAAGCGATCCAGCAAGCACTTGCACTGACAAGAGAACCGATATCCCAAAGTATTAAACATTATGACTGGCAAGTGGTTGCCACCGAGTTTCTAGGCGGTCTTGCACCAATTAACTGGACAGACTGGGAATAA